Genomic window (Funiculus sociatus GB2-C1):
ACCTCAAAGATGCCGAACTGATTGACATAGACCTATCGAGCGCAAATTTAAATGGTGCTGACTTGAGTGGAGCAATTCTAACCAAGGCGCATCTGAATAACGCCAGCCTAAGTAGGGCATCTCTAACAGGTGCAAATTTGAGTAAGGTGAAGGGTAATTCACTTAATCTAAGTTGGGCAGACCTCAGCGGTGCTGCCTTAAGTGGTGCAAACTTGAATAATGCAAATCTGAGTGGAGCAGACTTAACTCAGGCAGACTTAACTCAGGCAGACTTAACTAATGTAAACTTGCAAAATGCAAATCTCCAGGGAGCTAAACTCCGGGGAGTAAGCCTAAGTAAACTCGATTTGTCAAGCTTGAATTTAGCTGATGCGGATTTGGCTGGAGTATACCTGGCAGAGGCGAACCTTAGAAAAACCTGTTTGCGAGGAGCAAATCTAGAGAGAGCAATACTCCAAGAAGCAGATTTAATAAAGGCTAACCTGGATGGAGCCAACTTGAAAAAGGCAATCTTAACTAATGCCAACATTTATGGAGCGAACATCCAGAATGCGGACTTTAGCAATGCAATAATGCCCGATGGAGAACGCTACAAGCCGGAAGCCTCCGATACAGAATCCCGCAAACAGGAAACATCGTTACCAACACAAATAGCAATGATTCGCAAAGTAATTCGTACAGAAAACGCACCAGCACCAGTCGGGCCGTATAATCAAGCGATCGCTGCTTCTGGTCAAATGATCTTCGTCGCTGGTCAAATTGCCATCGACCCCAGAATAGGCGATATTGTCTACACCGACGATGTAGCTAAACAAACAGAACAGGTAATGGCTCATCTTGAAGCTATTCTCACCGCTGGCGGTGCTAGCTGGCAAAATGTGGTAAAAACCACCGTTTTTCTCAAAGATATGAATGATTTTGCCGCGATGAATGCGGTTTATGGTAAATATTTTGATGCCGAAACAGCTCCCGCCCGTGTTTGCGTAGAAGTAGCCCGTCTCCCCAAAGATGTACTGGTAGAAATTGACTGTATTGCCGTGATTTAAATGGTGCGTTCGCCCTAAAGGGTGGCGCTACATAAACAAAGCCTCCCGACCCAGGCTTTTGCTTTTTTAAGTCCGCCAAGGCGGACTTAGTTTTTGGAGCATCGAGGCTTTAGCCTGTAGGCGATCTGTGGGATATATATACTGTGGGTATCTTTTAGCGATCGCACCGTAATAATATATTTAATCTTATTGACTTTTTTCTTAAAAGTTATTGACTTTTGTTGTCAAACGTTTAAGACTTTACTAAGTGCTTGTTGCCACTATTTCTCTATAAACAGTGGCATAGTCTTTATTTTGCAACGGAGCGTTAAAAATAATCGTGAAGAAGAACATTTTACTTGGTGCAGGTGCTGTAGCGGTATTAGCACTGGCAGGTTTGGCTATCAACACGGTTGAAAAAGTGCCACAGGCGTTGGCAGACAACTCCGCCAACAACCAAGTGCAAAGTCCCATTGCTCAGGGTCGTGTTAGGCGTTTGACAATTGCTTTCCCCGGCCGAGGAGATACCGCAGATTTACAAAATAAGGCAAATGCTGTAGCACAGTTTTTGTCAAGAGAGCTGGGAATGCCAGTTGACGCATTTGTTGCTGATGATACATCTGCTGTGGAAGCCTTGAGAGCCAACAAAGCTGATGTTGCCTTCTTAAGCAGTCGTCCCGCTTTGAAAGCTCAGCAGCTGGCAAATGCCAGATTGTACCTAGCTGAGGTGCGTCCAAATTATTCTGGAAGACACACTTATAAATCTGTTTTTGTAGTACCGACTAATAGCACCCTGAAAAGCCAAGCAACAGCTAAGCAGACGCTGGGACAACTGCGGGGCAAAAAAATGGCTTTCACTTCTCCCACCTCTGGATCTGGGTTTATTTTCCCAGTCGGTGAGATGGTAAAACAGGGATTGGTGCCGAATCGCGATCGCTTAAACAATTTCTTCGGACAAATCTCATACGGTAACAACTACAGCGGAGCTTTGCAAGCTGTTCTCAGAGGTCAGGCAGATGTAGCCGCCGTCTCAGAATACGCCCTTTTCCCTCCATATATCACCGCAGAAGAATCCAAAAAACTGCGGGTTCTTCATGGAATTTCTGGCGTACCTGCTCACGGTGTCGCCATTGATGATGACGTACCAAACCCGATGCGGGAAAGAATCATCAACGCCATGCTGAAGTTGAATCAGCCAGCGAATAATCAACTGCTAAAAAACCTGTATAACTCTACTGAATTAGTTAGAGTTAACGGCAATCAGCATTTACAACCAATGCGCGAAGCTCTCAGTCGTGCTGGATTTGAACCATAGAAATTTGTTAATTGCTAATAGTTAATAGCAATTAGCAATTAGCAATTAGCAACTAGCAACTAGCAATTAGCAATTAGCAATCCTGCAATGACCATTGAATGCCAAGACTTAGAAACGCCCTATGCAGCATCTTTGAATCGTCCGATTCTAAACCGGATTAATTGCAAGATTGGGCAGGGTGAATTTGTCGCTTTGCTAGGACTCAATGGGGCGGGAAAGTCCACATTGTTGCGATCGCTAGTTGGGTTAGTTCCAGTGCAGCGGGGAGAAATTCGCATCAACGGTGTAGCGGTGACTCCCCGCACCTTGCCTAGAATTCGGCGAGACGTAGGCATGATTTTTCAAGGCGGAGGGCTGATTCGGCAACTCACCGCCCTGGAAAACGTGCTTGTGGGACGTTTGGGAACGTTGTCAACTTGGCAAAGCTTGTGGGGATTTAAGCCACGCGATCGCCGTCAAGCTTTAGAACTCCTGAGTCAGTTGGGGTTGCAGGATCAGGCTTATCAAAAAACTGGTCAACTCAGCGGCGGACAGCAACAACGGGTAGCGATCGCCCGCGCCCTTATCCAATCCCCACAAATCCTCTTAGCAGACGAACCTATTGCCGGGTTGGATATCATGGGTTGCCAACAAGTGATGCAAACCTTCGCCGAGTTACATCGCGATCGCCAAATGACCATTGTAGTAGTTCTGCACGATTTGAGCATCGCCGCCGCCTACGCCCAAAGAGCTATCATCCTTGATACAGGTCGTATAGTCCACGATGGCGACTGCGAAAATTTACCATTCCAATTTTCAAGATAAAGAAATTAAACGCAAAGGTACGCACAGGTATTCGCGTACCTTTGCGCTTTCCTTGGCTACCTAGAGCGGTTAAAAAACAAATTTATGAAATTTGCGGCTTTCTGGAAACGCTACACCTGGGTTAATCGCCTAATTATACTGATTATTATTGTTTTGGTATATGCTTGGGCGTTGCAAGGCTTAAAAGTAGATTTAGCACTCCTTAAGGATAGCTGGCCCTACGTAACTGATTTTATAACCCGTTTATGGCCTCCCAATTTTGACGTTTTAGATGTGGCGATTCAGAGGCTAATTGAGACAATTCAAATGTCGTTATGGGGAACCACTATCGGCGCAATTATTTCCTTGCCAGTTGCGATTTTCTCCGCCCGAAATTTGGCACCTGGTTGGTTACGATTCTGGGCTAATTTTCTGCAAAATGCTGTGCGTTCTATTCCCTCAATTGTTCTGGGACTACTTTTTGTAGCCGCAACCGGACTAGGCGCACCAGCCGGAACTTTAGCATTAGGCATCTACACTGTGGGCTATCTGGGTAAATTTTATCAAGAAGCAATTGAAGCTGTCGATCAACGCTCTATCGAATCTTTGCAAGTTGCTGGTGCTTCTTGGCTGCAAATTGCCCAATATGGAATTTTGCCGCAAGTGATGCCTTTGGGATTAGGCTATACCTTGTATATGTTTGAGTATAATATTCGCGCCGCCTCGGTGTTGGGTGTCGTTGGTGCGGGTGGCATTGGTTTTGAGTTGGTTAACTACATCCGTGGCTTTGAATACAACAAGGCAACGACGATGATGTTGGTGCTGTTGGTAGTCGTCACCGCAATTGATGCCCTGAGTAGTAAGCTGCGTCAACGGCTAGAGGCAATGTAGCAATCTATTGCGCTCGAAACTGTAAAATCCCCTGCCCGAAATCAGTTTAATGGTATAATGATAATCATTATCATAAAAATATGCGATCGCTTTCCTGCATCGTCTATAGTAATTCGAGGGCTGGGTGCGATACACCTGTAGGGACATTCCTATGTCCCTAGCAAGGTGGCGATAGTGTCCAAACCGCGATACATAGCGGTTCTCGGTTGGATGAGGTACACTCTCACCTATCTCCTACAAGGAGATAGGCTTTGATTCTTACTCCCCTTCCCTAGTAGGGAAGGGGTTGGGGGTTAGGTTATTCTGATGTACTTCACGCAACTGAGAAACACTATATTCCACCCAGTTTAGTTTCTCCAATAATATTATTCCCATGACTGAACACGTTTTATTTGTTTGCAAATCCTGTTCATTTTCATCAACCGAACGAAAATACATGAACCAGACTGGGGGCGATCATTTGCTGACTCAGCTATCGGATTTGTATGAAAATTGGTCTTTACAATCAGAGTTTGCAATTCAAGAAGTTGAGTGTCTAAGTGGATGCGATCGCTCGTGTACTATTGCCTTTTCTGCTCCCAATAAAGCTACCCTCATGTTTGGCGATTTACCACCTTTAGAGAGTGCAGCAGAAATCCTTAAATTCAGCGAAAAATACTTTACCAGTGCCACAGGTATCATCCCACGACAAGAACGACCAGAAGCACTAAAAAAAGGTATTCTTGCTCGAATTCCGCCTTTACCCCACGCTACCCAGGCTAGTTTTTAAGTAAGATAAGAATTTTATCAAAAGCCTCTGTCATGTCATCCACCGCTTCCCCGTTACCAAATTCCCTAGCACGAATTGTAGAACGCT
Coding sequences:
- a CDS encoding Rid family detoxifying hydrolase, with product MDAEELLERYASGQRQFHSVNLRGVDLKDAELIDIDLSSANLNGADLSGAILTKAHLNNASLSRASLTGANLSKVKGNSLNLSWADLSGAALSGANLNNANLSGADLTQADLTQADLTNVNLQNANLQGAKLRGVSLSKLDLSSLNLADADLAGVYLAEANLRKTCLRGANLERAILQEADLIKANLDGANLKKAILTNANIYGANIQNADFSNAIMPDGERYKPEASDTESRKQETSLPTQIAMIRKVIRTENAPAPVGPYNQAIAASGQMIFVAGQIAIDPRIGDIVYTDDVAKQTEQVMAHLEAILTAGGASWQNVVKTTVFLKDMNDFAAMNAVYGKYFDAETAPARVCVEVARLPKDVLVEIDCIAVI
- a CDS encoding phosphate/phosphite/phosphonate ABC transporter substrate-binding protein — encoded protein: MIVKKNILLGAGAVAVLALAGLAINTVEKVPQALADNSANNQVQSPIAQGRVRRLTIAFPGRGDTADLQNKANAVAQFLSRELGMPVDAFVADDTSAVEALRANKADVAFLSSRPALKAQQLANARLYLAEVRPNYSGRHTYKSVFVVPTNSTLKSQATAKQTLGQLRGKKMAFTSPTSGSGFIFPVGEMVKQGLVPNRDRLNNFFGQISYGNNYSGALQAVLRGQADVAAVSEYALFPPYITAEESKKLRVLHGISGVPAHGVAIDDDVPNPMRERIINAMLKLNQPANNQLLKNLYNSTELVRVNGNQHLQPMREALSRAGFEP
- a CDS encoding phosphonate ABC transporter ATP-binding protein, producing MTIECQDLETPYAASLNRPILNRINCKIGQGEFVALLGLNGAGKSTLLRSLVGLVPVQRGEIRINGVAVTPRTLPRIRRDVGMIFQGGGLIRQLTALENVLVGRLGTLSTWQSLWGFKPRDRRQALELLSQLGLQDQAYQKTGQLSGGQQQRVAIARALIQSPQILLADEPIAGLDIMGCQQVMQTFAELHRDRQMTIVVVLHDLSIAAAYAQRAIILDTGRIVHDGDCENLPFQFSR
- the phnE gene encoding phosphonate ABC transporter, permease protein PhnE; amino-acid sequence: MKFAAFWKRYTWVNRLIILIIIVLVYAWALQGLKVDLALLKDSWPYVTDFITRLWPPNFDVLDVAIQRLIETIQMSLWGTTIGAIISLPVAIFSARNLAPGWLRFWANFLQNAVRSIPSIVLGLLFVAATGLGAPAGTLALGIYTVGYLGKFYQEAIEAVDQRSIESLQVAGASWLQIAQYGILPQVMPLGLGYTLYMFEYNIRAASVLGVVGAGGIGFELVNYIRGFEYNKATTMMLVLLVVVTAIDALSSKLRQRLEAM
- a CDS encoding DUF1636 family protein; its protein translation is MTEHVLFVCKSCSFSSTERKYMNQTGGDHLLTQLSDLYENWSLQSEFAIQEVECLSGCDRSCTIAFSAPNKATLMFGDLPPLESAAEILKFSEKYFTSATGIIPRQERPEALKKGILARIPPLPHATQASF